In Segatella copri, the DNA window GCATGGCAGAATGCGACTGGCAAAGAAGCCAGTGACATTACCTTCAAACGTTTTTTAGAAACATTGGTGCAAGATATAAGCGTATAAGAAAACGCCCAAGGGGCAAACCCTCACCGCAGCTCTACGCATACAAGAAAGAGAAGTTGCAAGAACTTGAAGAACTTGATTCCAAAGGGGAACTTGTGCTATATTATGCCGACGAAAGCCATGTCTGTACAAATGGATATGTTCCATATGGCTGGCAATTCAAGAATGAGGATGTTTACATCCCATCCGAGAAAGCTGCCCGGCTTAATATCTTTGGTATGATTACCAAAAGGAACCAATATAAAGGCTTTACCACAAAAGAGTCCATCAACGCAGACAAGATTGTGGACTATCTTGACAGATTCTCTTTCAATGTCACGAAGAAGACTGTAATTGTCTTGGACAATGCTTCTGTTCATAGAAATCGGAAGGTGAAAGAACTGAGGAAAATTTGGGAGAATAGAGGATTGTTCCTCGTCTATCTTCCACCTTATTCTCCAGAACTTAATCCTGCCGAGATTCTTTGGCGTATACTTAAGGGCAAATGGATAAGACCGATAGATTACGAGACTACGGACTCGCTTTTCTATTGTACGAACAGGGCCTTGGCCTCTGTGGGTACGAACTTATTCGTGAATTATTCATATTTGTAAAATTAATTTCGAACAGTTACTTATTATCAGAAGTTCTACAACATACTTGCTGAAATCCCCTTGCTGTCTAAGACATCTTTTATCTTGTTTAGTTTCATAAATTCACCGAATTTTGCTGCAAATATACATTAAAATTTGCGATAATCATTATAAATTAAGCTATTTTATGTAAATTACTGAACCACATGCGAAAGTTCAGTCTCCAGCTCTTAACGCAAGAACTTTCCGGTAAGGCTTGCCTTGCAGGCAGCTACTTCTTCCGGAGTTCCGGCAACAACGAGATTGCCGCCCTTGTCGCCGCCTTCCGGACCGAGGTCGATGATATAGTCGGCACACTTGATGACATCCAGATTGTGCTCTATCACTACCAGCGAATGGCCCCTTTCTATCAGGGCATTGAAGGCATGGAGCAGGCGCTTGATGTCGTGGAAGTGAAGACCCGTGGTAGGCTCGTCGAAGATGAAGAGCGTAGGCTCCTGTTCCTCCTTACCTATGAAGAAGGCGAGCTTTACACGCTGATTCTCACCACCCGAAAGCGAACTTGAATTCTGACCGAGCTTGATATAACCCAGACCTACATCCTGAAGCGGCTTCAGGCGGTTTACGATGATGCGGCAGTTGTCGAAGTCGCCCTCGTTGCGCTGCAGCTTTTCATCGCTGAAGAACTCGATGGCCTCGTTTACCGTCATGTTCAGCACATCATTGACGTCTTTTCCGCCATAGCGAACCTCCAGGATATCGTGCTTGAAACGCTTGCCCTTACAAGCCTCGCAGGTCAGCGTGAGGTCTGCCATAAACTGCATCTCGATGGTAACATATCCCGCACCCTTACATTCCTCGCATCTTCCGCCTTCAGTATTGAAAGAGAAGTACTGGGGCGTGAATCCCATCTGCTTAGCCAGTGGCTGGTTGGCAAAGAGGGCACGTATCGCATCGTATGCCTTCAGATAAGTGGCAGGGTTGCTGCGGGTACTCTTTCCGATAGGGTTCTGGTCAACAAACTCTACATGACTGATGCTCTTCCAGTCGCCTTCCATAGATGCATATTCGCCTGGTGCATCTGCTACGAGGTCCAGACGGCGACGCATGGCAGGATAGAGGATTCCCTTGATGAGCGAACTCTTGCCTGAGCCTGATACACCGGTTACGCAGGTGAATACGTTGAGCGGTATCTTAACGTCGATGCCGCGCAGATTGTTCATCCGGGCTCCCTTGATTTCGATATACTGGTTCCAGGCACGGTGGCTCGTTGGCACCTTTATCTCCTCGTTGTGGGTCAGGTATTTGATGGTATAACTCTCCGGATATTCAGCCAGCAGCTTTTCCTGTTCAGCCTTGTCGGTGGTTGAATATTCTGATGACGGACCGGCGTAGACCACTCTTCCGCCCAGTCTGCCGGCATCCGGACCGATATCGATGAGATAGTCGGCTGCCCGCATAATCTCTTCGTCGTGTTCTACCACAACCACCGTATTGCCCAGTTGCTGCAGTTCTTTCAGCACCTTAATCAGTCGGGCAGTATCGCGGCTATGGAGTCCGATACTAGGTTCGTCGAGGATATATACGCTACCCACGAGCGATGAGCCCAGGTTGGTGGTCAGGTTGATGCGCTGACTCTCACCGCCGGAGAGGGTGTTGGAGAGTCGGTTGAGCGTAAGATAACCCAGACCAACATCCAGGAGGAACTGCAGACGGTGGGTGATTTCGGTGAGCAGACGCTTGCTGATTTCCTTCTCATGCTCCGAGAGTTCCAGTTTCCTGAACCATTCGCTCAGGTTCACAATCGACATCTCAACCAGTTCGGTGATGCTCTTTCCGCCAATCTTCACATAGTTGGCTTCCTTCTTGAGTCGCGTACCATGGCAGTCAGGACAAATCGTCTTTCCACGGAATCGGCTCAGCATCACGCGGTATTGTATCTTGTACTGGTTCTCCTTTACCATTCTGAAGAACTCATCGATGCTCACCCTTTCCTGCTGTTTACGTTTCTTTTCGCCAGGCAGACCGTGCCACAGCCAGTCCTTCTGCTGCTGAGTCAGTTCGAAATAAGGCTTGAAGATAGGGAAGTCGTATTCTGCAGCTCTGCGGATGAATTCCTTGAGCCACATACCCATCTTTTCGCCTCGCCAGCAAACCACACATCCGTCATATACGCTCATCGAAGTGTTCGGGATGACGAGTTTCTCATCGATGCCTATTATGCTGCCGAAACCTTCGCAGGTAGGGCAGGCTCCGAGAGGAGAGTTGAAGGCAAACATGTTGTCGGTAGGCTCTTCAAACTGCATGCCGTCAGCTTCGAACCGGGTAGAGAAGTCGTAGCAGATGTTGCTTGGCAGGAAGACGAGGCGGCAGGCTCCATCTCCCTCATAGAAGGCTGTTTCGGCAGAATCCATCAGTCGGCTGATGTCATCCTTCTCATCGCTTACCGAAGCACGGTCGATGACGAGGTAAATCTCCTTTCCCTGTTGTCCTATGATTTTCTTGAGGTCTTCTCCGCTAGCTTCCAGCAGTTGTTTGTCGGCAGATTCCAGAAAATCTTCGATGCGGACAAACTCATTATTTACCATGATGCGAGCATAGCCTTCCTGCATGTACATCTCCAGTTGCTTGCTGAGGTTTCTTCCTTCGATGACATGGATAGGAGCGAGGATGACATACTTGGTACCTTTCGAATATTGACGGGTACAGGCTAATACATCCTCTGTGGTATGGCGCTTCACTTCTTGTCCGCTGATTGGCGAATAGGTTTTTCCGATGCGTGCGTAGAGCAGTCGCAGGTATTCGTAGATTTCGGTGTTGGTGCCCACGGTAGATCGTGGGTTGCGCGAAATCACCTTCTGTTCGATGGCGATGGCAGGTGGCAATCCCTTGATGAAATCACATTCCGGTTTGCTCATACGTCCCAGAAACTGGCGAGCGTATGAAGATAGCGACTCCACATAGCGGCGCTGGCCCTCAGCATATAAGGTATCAAAAGCCAACGATGATTTTCCCGATCCGGAGACACCCGTAATGGCAACAAACTTGCCCTGAGGTATCTTCACATCGATATTCTTGAGGTTGTTGGCTCTTGCCCCTTTTATTTCTATATATTTATCTTTTGGCATATTCTTTTTTTTTACCCTTTTACCTTTATTCATGGTGGTAAGGTTCACCTTTTATAATAGTACATGCGCGATAGAGCGCCTCGGTAAAGATAAGGCGAACCATCTGATGCGAGAAGGTCATCTTGGAGAGGGAAATCTTCTCGTTGGCGCGGTCGTAGACTGACGGTGAGAAACCGTAAGGACCGCCGATGACAAAGACGAGCCTGCGGGCAGTGGCCTGCTTGCGCTCTATCCATTTGGCAAACTCGATGCTTCGGAATTCCTGTCCATGTTCATCCATCAGCACCACCGTATCCGAAGGCTGGAGGAGTTTCAGAATCAGTTCTCCTTCCCGTTCCTTCTGCTGCTGTTCGCTGAGACTCTTGGTGTTCTTGAGCTCAGGAATGGTTGTTATGTTGAAAGGCATATAATGGGTGATGCGCTCGGCATAATCCTTGATGCCCGCAATGAAATGCTTGTTTACGGTCTTTCCGACCAGAATGAGTTCTGTCTTCATTTCGTTGGCGTTTTCTTCCTATACACTTTCATGTTTACTCTTCGCTTCGTCCCTGTAATATCCTGTTCCTATTCTTTTCGGATTCTTCGGGAACCAGCCTTTCTCGCAGCGTTGTCTCTGTTCGAAGAGTTCACCGATGCTCCAAAGGCATGAAGCACCTACTACGCCCAGTATGGCAGAGAAGAGCACGTTGGCAACCAGGAAGGCAGCTCCGATGCAGATGATGCCTGCAACGAGGAAAACCCACCAATAGCGGGTGCCCGTATAATATTCCGTCTTCATGACGATAGGGTGAAAGATACCTATTATTAAAAAAGTGGATACGGCGATGATGACGCCCGTGTAATATACTTCCATATTCTATTTTTTTATATTTTGTTCATTCAACTTTTGCTATCTTACCAATACAATATTGCTAAATATTAGCCTTATTCTATTTTCAATTCCATTTCAATGTGCAAAAATACAAAAAAAACTTCATTCTTGCTTGGTTTATCAAAATTTTTATATAACTTTGTACGCAAATAGAGAAATTATGCATTGTTTTCGTGCACATCCTTCTCGATAAGAATTAATTAATTACATAATATAATCAAACTATGGCTAATAACGCAGAATTGATCAAGCAGTGTGAAGAAAGAGCACAGCAGTGGCTCACACCTGCTTTTGACGAAGAAACCCGTAAGGAAGTAAAGGCAATGCTCGACGCAGAGGATAAGTCAGCTCTCGTTGATGCATTCTATCAGAACTTGGAGTTCGGTACTGGTGGTTTGCGCGGTATCATGGGCGCAGGTACCAACCGCATGAACAAGTATATCGTTGGTATGGCTACACAGGGCTTTGCTAACTACATCCTCAAGGCTTTCCCAGGTGAGGAGAACCTTTCTGTAGTGGTAGGTCACGACTGCCGTAACAACTCCCGTCTCTTCGCTGAGACCGTAGCTGCCATCTTCTCTGCCAATGGCATCAAGGCTTATCTCTTCGAGAGCCTCCGTCCTACACCAGAGATTTCTTTCGCTATCCGCGAGCTCGGTGCAAAGGCTGGTGTCAACGTAACAGCTTCTCACAACCCTAAGGAGTACAACGGTTACAAGGCTTACTGGAGCGACGGTGCTCAGGTTCTGGCTCCACACGATACAGGTATCATCGAGGAGGTAAACAAGGTTACTATCGACCAGGTGAAGTTTGAGGCTAACTGGGATAAAATCAAGATTATCGGTGGTGAGATGGATTACGACTACATGACAGCCGTTCATTCTGCTATGATTGACCAGGATGTCATCAACCGTCAGAAAGACCTCAACATCGTTTATTCAGCTATGCACGGTACAGGTCGTGTCATCGTACCTCTCTGTCTGCGTTCTTGGGGCTTCCAGAACATCAATGTAGTTCCTGAGCAGATGGTTGTAGATGGCAACTTCCCTACAGTGGTTTCTCCTAACCCAGAGAATGCAGAGGCTATGACCCTCGGTATGAAGCTCGGTACCAAGTTGAACGCTGACCTCGTTGTAGCTACTGACCCAGATGCTGACCGCCTCGCTATCGTTTGCCGTGACGACAAGGGCGAGTGGATGATCATCAACGGTAACCAGACAGCCATGATGTTCTGCTACTACATCATCGAGAACAAGAAGAAGTTGGGCAAGTTGAAGCCAACAGACTTCCTCGTGAAGACCATCGTAACAACAGAAGTTATCGCTGAGATTGCCAAGAAGAACAACGTAGAGTTGCGCGACTGCTACACTGGTTTCAAGTGGATTGCACGCGAGATTGCTATCTCTGAGGGCAAGCAGCAGTACATCGGTGGTGGTGAGGAGAGCTTCGGTTTCTTGCCATACGATAAGGTACGCGATAAGGATGCTCCTGCATCTATCTGTCTGATTTGCGAGATTGCAGCATGGGCTAAGGATCAGGGCAAGACTCTCTACGACCTCCTGATGCAGATTTATGCAGAGTATGGCTTCAGCAAGGAGTTCACTGTAAACGTAGTTCGCCCAGGTAAGACCGGTGCTGACGAGATTAAGCAGATGATGGCAGACTTCCGTGCCAACCCTCCACAGGAGTTGGGTGGCAGCAAGGTGGTAACCTGGAAGGACTATCAGTCTTTGGAGGTTAAGCATGCTGACGGCAGCGTAGAGAAGCTCGATATGCCTGCTACAAGCAATGTGCTCCAGTGGTTCTGCGATGACAACACCAAGGTAAGTGTCCGTCCATCAGGTACAGAGCCTAAGATTAAGTTCTATATTGAGGTAAAGGATCCTTCATTCAAGTGCGCTGGCTGCTACAACCGCTGCACAGCTGCTGCAATGGATAAGATCGAGGCTATCAAGAAGAGCCTGAATTTGGATTAATGAATGAAAATTGATAGGGAGATGCCTTTTGAGGTATTCTCCCGACAATCCTGTTTTTTTGAGCATTATCTATAATTTGTAAATAATGCATTTTCCAGCGAGAAGTCTTCCTGACTTCTCGCCATTTTGTTTCTTATCCTCTTCATTTTTATCCAGCCTGCATATACTAATCCCAGGGCGGCATAGATGATGAAAAGGATAGGGAGGGGAAGGTGGATTCCATCGATACTGGCACCGGGAGCCAGGGAGGTGAGATGGAAGGCGGTGTTGGCAAAATGAGTGATGACTACCAATGCCTTTGCCACCCAGGTTATCAGCCAGGAGAAAAGAGAGACTGTTGGCGACAGGAGTAGGAAAGGGCTCATCAGCATCAGCATGCAACAGAGATAAAGAATGCCCATGGCTGCTGGAATTGCAATGAAAGTAGTAAGAAGGGAATAGCACGAGATGCGCCCGAAATAGTAAGTGATGAGAGGAAGAGTTCCTATCTGTGCTGCTGCCGATACGCAGAGCATCCCCCAGATCCATTGGGATAAGCGATGGGTAGGGTGATAAAGTGAACAGAGCAACGGAAGGAATACGATGATGGAACCTACTGCCGCAAACGACATTTGGAAACTGAGGTCGAAGAGATAGAGCGGATTACACAATAGCATGATGGTAAAAGCGATGGATAGCGAACGGAGCGAATCCTTGTTTCGCCGGGTCATGGTAACAAATCCATAAACACTCAGCATGGTGGCTGAACGAACGGCACTCGCTGGCATGCCTATGAACAGGACATACATCCAGATGGCTACAAGCGCTGAGAGTATAACGAAGATGTGGCGGCGATTGCCTCCCAGTAACATGATAAGCAGTTGGAAGATGATGCTGATATGCAGTCCGCTTACGGCTAATACATGGCTTGCTCCAGCTACGGAATAAACCTCTTTCGTGTCCTTGTCCAGTGCCGTCTTATCGCCCATTGCCATTGCAGCAATGACCCCAAAGTCTTCATTCTCAATACCTAATCCCTTCAGCTTCTGTTCTATTTCCGCTCTCCGTTCTTGCGCTGTTGTCAGAAACCGGTCCTGTTCCGACAGTTCATCCATCGTAAAATAGGTAACAGGCTTTCGGTTGCGGCATTCTTGATAGGAAGTGAGAAGACCACCCAAAAGAAACAGACAGATATAAAAAAAAATGCATTGACTTTGTATCCATTTCCGCAGGACAATAGCCATGCTTGTCATGACCAGCAGGAGAATGAGCCATAGGGTCGGGTTCATCTGGTCATAGCCATATCTGGTCATGATGATACCCGTGCTCAGTATGATGCTCATTCTGATATTCATGTGCAAAGTCATCTTATGTTGAGCGCAAAGATACATTAAAATTCTGAAAATCGACTATTTTTTCTTGCATATTTTACATCTTTTTATTACCTTTGCACCCAATATTACAAACAATAACATAGAATTATACTCTTATGGGAGGTATTTTCGGAACTATTTCCAAGAAAAGTTGTGTCGCAGACTTGTTCTACGGCACCGATTACAACTCACATCTCGGCACACGTCGAGGCGGTTTGGCAACCTATAGTAGTGAGAAAGGCTTTGTGCGCTCAATTCACAACCTCGAAAGTTCTTATTTCAGAACGAAGTTTGAACCTACACTCAACAAGTTTGAGGGAGCGACTTCTGGTATCGGCGTAATCAGCGATACGGATGCGCAGCCATTAATCATGAACTCACATCTTGGCCGATTCGCTATTTGTACTGTAGCTAAGATTGTAAACAAGGATGAACTGACCCAGCACCTGCTAGACAAGAACATGCACTTTGCAGAGATGTCTTCAGGCAGCACCAACCCAACCGAGTTGGTTGCATTACTCATTATTCAGGGCAAGACATTCCGCGAAGGTATCGAGAATGTATTCCACCACATCAAGGGCTCCTGTACCATGATGATTCTTACCGAGGATGGTATCATCTGTGCCCGCGACAGTTGGGGACGTACACCTATTATTATAGGTAAGAAAGAAGGTGCCTTTGCTGCTTCCAGCGAGACCACCTCGTTCCCTAACCTCGATTATGAAACAGAATATGAGCTGGGTCCGGGCGAAATCGTCAAGATTACTGCCGACAAGATGGAGCAGCTTCGTCCTGCCAACAAGAAGATGCAGGTTTGTTCTTTCCTCTGGGTTTACTATGGTTTCCCTACATCTACCTATGAGGGCAAGAATGTAGAGGAGGCTCGTTTTACCAACGGTTTCAATCTCGCCAAGAGTGATGATGTTGAGGTAGACTGCTGCAGCGGTATTCCGGATTCTGGTACTGGTATGGCGATGGGATATGCTGCCGGCAAGGGTGTGCCTTATCAGCGTTGTATTGCCAAATATACTCCTACATGGCCTCGTAGCTTTACTCCAAGCAACCAGAGCATGCGTTCATTGGTAGCCAAGATGAAGCTGATTCCTAACAAGGCGATGCTCAAGGGCAAGCGTGTGTTGTTCTGTGATGACAGTATCGTTCGCGGTACCCAGCTTCGCGACAACGTGAAGGTGCTTTTCGACCAGGCAGGCTTGAAGGAGTGCCATATGCGTATTGCATGTCCTCCATTGGTATATGGTTGTCCGTTCATCAACTTCACTTCTTCAAAGAGTGATATGGAGCTGATTACCCGTCGCATCATCGAGAAGTTTGAGGGCGATGCCAACAAGAATCTTGAGAAATACGCTACCACCGGTTCTCCTGAGTATCAGAAGATGGTAGATGAGATTGCTAACCAGTTGGGCTTGACTACATTGAAGTTCAATACCATCGAGCAGCTTGTTGAGGCTATCGGTCTTCCAAAGTGCCAGGTATGTACCCACTGCTTCGATGGCAGCAGCGCATATACTCTTGATGAGTTTGCTGATGAAGACTAAATCATCTTTTTGCGAGATAGATAAATATGTAAGTGGCGAAATGAGTAGGCTGACAGTCTGCTGGTTTCGCCATTCTTCGTTTGTTCTCTTCTGGATAAGCAAATACTTTGTGATACATTTTTGTGTTAAAATATCGAATATTCTTTGAATTATCAGATAATTACCGTATTTTTGCAGAAAGGTTTAAAATAGAGTTGTTTATGAAAATATCAGATTATAGCAATATAACATCGACTCCTGTTTGGAATGAAGTGAAAAACTGGAGTGACGATGACAAGAATGAGCTTATTACATTGCTTTATACAACAATGGATAAGGTAAATCCTTATGTCGTTCCTGAGCCTGATGAGATAGATGCTTTTGTGAACGAGATTCCTCGTGAAGCCTTGGCAGCTAGTGTGGAGATGGCATTAAAGGATTATGAAAATGGTAATACCATTTCCCATTCAGAATTAATGAGTCGTATAAAAGCGGAACGAGGATGGAAATAGAATGGTCATTGCTTGCTTCAAGACAATTGAACGATGTTTTAGATTTTGTAGAAACAGAATATGGTTCTATAACAGCAAGAAAAGTGTTTGATAAGTTCGATGCTAATGTTAATAGTTTACTGAGAAATCCAAATCGTGGCATATTAGATTCTGATTTGTCAGATACTCAATTTACTGTTAGACATTTGCAGCTATTCCCTAATGTGCTCTATTATGTAGTGAAAGGTGATTCCATAATAATTTCAGCCGTAATGCATTATAAGCAGTCTCCTCAAACTGTGTATAAAACAGTTATGCGATCATTAGAAAGGTATAGATAGAGCTGAGGGTGTATTCTTATTAGAGAAAGCTCATGTAAAATCAACTATGTGTGGCTGAGCCACAGAAAGGAGAATAATAATGAATACAGAAAGCAAGGCTGTATTTGTGTCATTCTGCATAGAACAATATGCTAAGGCAAAGAATATGTCTACAGAAGATGTAGTGAATTTGTTTGAACAGTATGGCATAGCTGAGCATTTTAGAAATCATACAGTAATGAGTGCAAAAATAACACAAGACAATCTTTATATGTTGTTGCCATTGAAGATTGGATGGCTTGCTCCTTGGCTCTCGGAAGGGTATAAGTCTTACAGATGCCATCAATCGTATATATGACGAAGACATCAATGTCACGTTTATGAATAATGACAAGGCACAGGAATTTGTCATCACGGTTTGGAGAGAAGAAAGTAACGAAGTTGGTAACGAAGTCCATGATAAAAGTAACCAAGTCGAAGACTTAGATACTGGACTTAGACACTCTAACACCGACTTAGACACCGGACTTAGACACTCTGACACCAACTTAGACACCGGACTTAGACACTCTGACACCGACTTAGACACTCAACTTAGACACTCTGACACTCCAAAAGTGTCATTGTCTAACAAGCAAAGGGACATAGTAAATTTCTGTTCAGTTCCTCGAACCACCAAAGAGATACTTGACAGAATTGGTGTCAGTATGCATTCCAAGAACCGTGAGCGTTACATCACCTCCCTTGTTGCAGCAGGATATTTGCAGATGACTAATCCGGATAATCCTACGGCAAGTAATCAAAAATACAAGAAAGTAAACAAAAGATAAGAAGCGTATGGATTCATTATTTCTACTTCAGTTTGCATGTTTTATATTCATGCTCATCAATGCCTTCTTCGTGGCACTCTCTCATCTGCATGTAAGATGGGAGAACAAGCGGTATGAGCGTTCTCGATGGATGATCGTTGCTGCCCTGATAGGACTGGCGATACAATATGTGCTGCAGATGGGGTTCGGCTTCCGTGCTATGCACGATAATTTAGGGGCGGTCATCAACATCCTCCTCTATACCCCCTGCTTCTCGCTCATCTCCATAGGAATCTACAACATAGAAACCACCCGTGCTAACCTCAGAAAGATGATACTGATGTGTAGTGGCATTTATGCTGCCATCATTGTGGTCTTTTGCGTGGGTATCAGTCTTCATCATAGCCTGTATATCAGAGAAGGACTTTATCTGATGCTGACTCTGTTTTGCGTAAGTGTTTTCTATTGCATATACATGATTATTCAGGAGATGATTAGGCGTAAAAATATGTTGGAGACAATGGCGGCAACGGACTTGTTGCCTTACGTAAGATATTCGCGTGCAAGTGTAATCATTCTATGGCTCGCAATTCTCGCTATGCCAGTTGCCATCTTTTCTACTACCTTATTATATATAGTAGGTCCAGCCGTATTGCTTGCCTTGCTGTTCTTCAATCTTACGTTTATCGCTCTCGGCAGCAGTTATATCCCTACCGAAGAACTCTTGGATAAAGAAGTGGAAAACTATGCCTTAGTGGGAACAAAATATAGATATGGGGGGGGCACTTTCTGCTAAACAGCAGACCTCTGCTGATAGTAGAACAGAATCTTTACAACCACTTTCCGATGAGCGCAGAGATTTCATCCAGAAAAGTCTTGATGCATGGTGTGCGAATTTAGGATATAAGGACAGTACTGTGAATATGCTTACCCTCTCTCGCACACTTTGTATCTCCAAGGATGAGTTATCTGTATTCTTCGACCAGTATCTGAAAACTACATTCAGAATATGGCTTGGTGATATACGTTTCAATGCGGCAAAGAAGATGATGTTGGAATTTCCAGACTATAGTAATGACATTATTTCTGCCGAGTGTGGCTTCTCTGCCCGTACCTATCTGTACCGGATATTCAAGTCAAAGGAAGGTTGTACGCCTACCGAATGGCGAGAAGAACAAGTTGCAAATGCAGCCCCAGATGATAAAAAACAGGATTAACCATTTTTCAATAAACACCAGAAAAACGCATAATAAAAGGGAATAAATCGTTAAAATGGGTGTCTACTTCCTACGAAGTAGACACCTAAAACATAGGAAGTAGACACATTGACAGGGGAATGCGCCACCTTTTTTTGATGAAAAACACTATCTTTGTGCCATGAAAGAAATAATAGAAACAATGCCAAGGATTGAATTAGCCCTGATCATCATCGGGGTGTTTGTACTCATATTAGGTATTATCTTGGGATATGCCATGATACATGAGTACAGGATGTATCTTGAGAATCATTGGAAGGCTCGCTATAGCTTTCGTGACTTCATCAAGAGAGAACGCTTTTATATCTATTTGCTGTTGGCATCCATATTTATCTTCTTAACAAACCTCTTGTATTTCCTGGAGTGACTTTCGGATAGAATGGATGAATTAGCTTTATGATGGATACCTGTCTTGTAATTGGAGACAGATCCTTACCTTTACGATAAAAAATAAATGAATGATATGGCAAATTATTTGACAACAAAAAATCGGTTACTGGTTGCAGCACTTGCTTTAATTCTTCCATTTTCTTTCGCGAAAGCAGAAGTAAGAGAAGATGGAAAGACCGGTCAGCAAGGCTGGTATGTAGGTATTGAGGGTGGAATGCCTTTCGGTTTCTCTACTTTCTCAAGTTTCGGACACGACAAGACGCACCTCGGTTGGGCTGCTGGCTTATATGGGGGCTATCGTTTCAACTCCATATTCTCGGCTGAGTTATCTGCCAAGTATGGAGAAATGAACTTGTCTGCACAAGACTGTTGCGTAGAATGTAACTATTGGTTGGGTAGCGACGGCGTGCTCTACAAGGCAGGTGTCTTAGGCATGGATAGTTGGGAGTATGCCAATCTGAAAAGCCATGTCAGAATGGGCAGATATGGGGCAAGAGTGAACGT includes these proteins:
- a CDS encoding IS630 family transposase yields the protein MRKRPRGKPSPQLYAYKKEKLQELEELDSKGELVLYYADESHVCTNGYVPYGWQFKNEDVYIPSEKAARLNIFGMITKRNQYKGFTTKESINADKIVDYLDRFSFNVTKKTVIVLDNASVHRNRKVKELRKIWENRGLFLVYLPPYSPELNPAEILWRILKGKWIRPIDYETTDSLFYCTNRALASVGTNLFVNYSYL
- the uvrA gene encoding excinuclease ABC subunit UvrA, which gives rise to MPKDKYIEIKGARANNLKNIDVKIPQGKFVAITGVSGSGKSSLAFDTLYAEGQRRYVESLSSYARQFLGRMSKPECDFIKGLPPAIAIEQKVISRNPRSTVGTNTEIYEYLRLLYARIGKTYSPISGQEVKRHTTEDVLACTRQYSKGTKYVILAPIHVIEGRNLSKQLEMYMQEGYARIMVNNEFVRIEDFLESADKQLLEASGEDLKKIIGQQGKEIYLVIDRASVSDEKDDISRLMDSAETAFYEGDGACRLVFLPSNICYDFSTRFEADGMQFEEPTDNMFAFNSPLGACPTCEGFGSIIGIDEKLVIPNTSMSVYDGCVVCWRGEKMGMWLKEFIRRAAEYDFPIFKPYFELTQQQKDWLWHGLPGEKKRKQQERVSIDEFFRMVKENQYKIQYRVMLSRFRGKTICPDCHGTRLKKEANYVKIGGKSITELVEMSIVNLSEWFRKLELSEHEKEISKRLLTEITHRLQFLLDVGLGYLTLNRLSNTLSGGESQRINLTTNLGSSLVGSVYILDEPSIGLHSRDTARLIKVLKELQQLGNTVVVVEHDEEIMRAADYLIDIGPDAGRLGGRVVYAGPSSEYSTTDKAEQEKLLAEYPESYTIKYLTHNEEIKVPTSHRAWNQYIEIKGARMNNLRGIDVKIPLNVFTCVTGVSGSGKSSLIKGILYPAMRRRLDLVADAPGEYASMEGDWKSISHVEFVDQNPIGKSTRSNPATYLKAYDAIRALFANQPLAKQMGFTPQYFSFNTEGGRCEECKGAGYVTIEMQFMADLTLTCEACKGKRFKHDILEVRYGGKDVNDVLNMTVNEAIEFFSDEKLQRNEGDFDNCRIIVNRLKPLQDVGLGYIKLGQNSSSLSGGENQRVKLAFFIGKEEQEPTLFIFDEPTTGLHFHDIKRLLHAFNALIERGHSLVVIEHNLDVIKCADYIIDLGPEGGDKGGNLVVAGTPEEVAACKASLTGKFLR
- the rlmH gene encoding 23S rRNA (pseudouridine(1915)-N(3))-methyltransferase RlmH, with amino-acid sequence MKTELILVGKTVNKHFIAGIKDYAERITHYMPFNITTIPELKNTKSLSEQQQKEREGELILKLLQPSDTVVLMDEHGQEFRSIEFAKWIERKQATARRLVFVIGGPYGFSPSVYDRANEKISLSKMTFSHQMVRLIFTEALYRACTIIKGEPYHHE
- a CDS encoding DUF4491 family protein, whose product is MEVYYTGVIIAVSTFLIIGIFHPIVMKTEYYTGTRYWWVFLVAGIICIGAAFLVANVLFSAILGVVGASCLWSIGELFEQRQRCEKGWFPKNPKRIGTGYYRDEAKSKHESV
- a CDS encoding phospho-sugar mutase; the encoded protein is MANNAELIKQCEERAQQWLTPAFDEETRKEVKAMLDAEDKSALVDAFYQNLEFGTGGLRGIMGAGTNRMNKYIVGMATQGFANYILKAFPGEENLSVVVGHDCRNNSRLFAETVAAIFSANGIKAYLFESLRPTPEISFAIRELGAKAGVNVTASHNPKEYNGYKAYWSDGAQVLAPHDTGIIEEVNKVTIDQVKFEANWDKIKIIGGEMDYDYMTAVHSAMIDQDVINRQKDLNIVYSAMHGTGRVIVPLCLRSWGFQNINVVPEQMVVDGNFPTVVSPNPENAEAMTLGMKLGTKLNADLVVATDPDADRLAIVCRDDKGEWMIINGNQTAMMFCYYIIENKKKLGKLKPTDFLVKTIVTTEVIAEIAKKNNVELRDCYTGFKWIAREIAISEGKQQYIGGGEESFGFLPYDKVRDKDAPASICLICEIAAWAKDQGKTLYDLLMQIYAEYGFSKEFTVNVVRPGKTGADEIKQMMADFRANPPQELGGSKVVTWKDYQSLEVKHADGSVEKLDMPATSNVLQWFCDDNTKVSVRPSGTEPKIKFYIEVKDPSFKCAGCYNRCTAAAMDKIEAIKKSLNLD
- a CDS encoding ComEC/Rec2 family competence protein; protein product: MNIRMSIILSTGIIMTRYGYDQMNPTLWLILLLVMTSMAIVLRKWIQSQCIFFYICLFLLGGLLTSYQECRNRKPVTYFTMDELSEQDRFLTTAQERRAEIEQKLKGLGIENEDFGVIAAMAMGDKTALDKDTKEVYSVAGASHVLAVSGLHISIIFQLLIMLLGGNRRHIFVILSALVAIWMYVLFIGMPASAVRSATMLSVYGFVTMTRRNKDSLRSLSIAFTIMLLCNPLYLFDLSFQMSFAAVGSIIVFLPLLCSLYHPTHRLSQWIWGMLCVSAAAQIGTLPLITYYFGRISCYSLLTTFIAIPAAMGILYLCCMLMLMSPFLLLSPTVSLFSWLITWVAKALVVITHFANTAFHLTSLAPGASIDGIHLPLPILFIIYAALGLVYAGWIKMKRIRNKMARSQEDFSLENALFTNYR